In Leishmania major strain Friedlin complete genome, chromosome 12, one genomic interval encodes:
- a CDS encoding surface antigen protein 2 precursor: MAQCVRRLVLAATLAAAVALLLCTSSAPVARAAGTGDFTAAQRTNTLAVLQAFGRAIPKLGEKWAGNDFCSWEAVLCNAPDVYVSGISPTYAGTLPEMPVNVDYRHVVIKQLDFSEMGPGLSGTLPASWHSMTSLESLSIEKCESISGSVPPEWGSMTSLSVLNLRGTGISGTLPPQWSGMSKARSLQLQDCDLSGSLPSSWSAIPMLASVSLKGNKFCGCVPDSWDQKAGLVVDIEDKHKGSDCLAAKDCTTTTTKPSATTATTPNLTNFPPTPRTTTEPLTTTSTEAPAEPTTTATPTNTPTPAPETECEVDGCEVCEGDSAARCARCREDYFLTDEKTCLKHNDGGVAAVSSGVAAAAVVCVAVLFSVGLAA, from the coding sequence atggcgcagtgcgtgcgtcggttggtgctggcggcgacgctcgccgctgcggtggcgctgctgctgtgcacgagcagtgcgccggtggcgcgtgctgctgggaCGGGCGACTtcactgcggcgcagcggacgaacacgctggcggtgctgcaggcgtttgGGCGTGCGATCCCTAAGCTTGGGGAGAAGTGGGCGGGCAACGACTTCTGCTCGTGGGAGGCCGTCTTGTGCAATGCGCCGGACGTGTACGTGTCGGGAATCAGTCCGACGTatgccggcacgctgccggagatgcCTGTGAACGTCGACTACAGGCACGTCGTGATCAAGCAGCTCGACTTTTCCGAAATGGGGCCGGGGCTGAGCGGGACGCTGCCCGCCTCATGGCACTCGATGACATCTTTGGAGTCGTTGTCGATTGAAAAGTGTGAAAGCATCTCCGGCAGTGTGCCCCCCGAGTGGGGCTCGATGACATCGCTGAGTGTTCTCAATCTGCGGGGCACAGgcatctccggcacgctgccgccccagtggagtGGGATGTCGAAGGCCCGgtccctgcagctgcaggactGCGACCTGTCCGGCAGTCTGCCCTCTTCGTGGTCTGCGATACCGATGCTGGCTTCCGTCTCTCTTAAGGGCAACAAGttctgcgggtgtgtgccggACTCGTGGGATCAGAAGGCTGGTCTTGTTGTGGACATCGAGGACAAgcacaagggcagcgactgctTGGCTGCTAAGGACTgcacaacgaccaccactaagccCTCCGCCACGACAGCGACCACCCCGAACCTCACTAACTTTCCCCCTACGCCGAGGACCACGACTGAGCCGCTTACCACAACCAGCACTGAGGCACCGGCTGAACCCACGACCACTGCTACCCCAACAAACACGCCGACTCCTGCACCAGAGACGGAGTgcgaggtggatgggtgtgaggtgtgcgagggggactccgctgcgaggtgcgcgaggtgccgtGAGGACTACTTCCTGACGGACGAGAAGACGTGCCTGAAGCACAacgatggcggtgttgctgctgtgtcgagcggagtggcagcagcagctgttgtgtgcgtggctgtgctgttcagcgtggggctggcggcgtga